From Alosa sapidissima isolate fAloSap1 chromosome 2, fAloSap1.pri, whole genome shotgun sequence, one genomic window encodes:
- the ormdl1 gene encoding ORM1-like protein 1: MNVGVAHSEVNPNTRVMNSRGIWLTYALGVGMLHIVLLSIPFFSVPVVWTLTNVIHNFGMYVFMHAVKGTPFETPDQGKARLLTHWEQLDYGVQFTSSRKFFTISPIILYFLASFYTKYDPTHFIVNTASLLSVLIPKLPQLHGVRIFGINKY, encoded by the exons atgaatgttGGCGTAGCCCACAGTGAAGTAAACCCCAACACTCGAGTTATGAATAGTCGAGGCATTTGGTTAACATACGCTCTTGGTGTCGGAATGCTTCACATTGTCCTGCTAAGCATTCCTTTCTTCAGTGTTCCTGTTGTGTGGACACTCACAAATGTTATACACAATTTT GGAATGTACGTGTTCATGCATGCGGTGAAAGGTACCCCGTTCGAGACCCCCGACCAGGGCAAAGCCAGGCTCTTAACACACTGGGAACAGCTAGACTACGGTGTTCAGTTCACATCATCTAGGAAGTTCTTCACTATCTCGCCCATCATTTT ATACTTTCTCGCCAGCTTCTACACAAAATACGACCCCACGCACTTCATCGTAAACACCGCCTCACTTCTGAGTGTACTTATCCCGAAGCTTCCCCAGCTACATGGTGTCCGAATCTTTGGAATCAACAAGTATTAA
- the adat3 gene encoding probable inactive tRNA-specific adenosine deaminase-like protein 3, with protein sequence MESPQPKRRKGMDEGVDSWEVHPVLSDEQSHDIKLVEAFAAPIIDKKATSRLIKNLTTTYPLPDLQHIKRVRACKSDKHPHPLEVIVCLVDDAPPDVKNSKEGSLASLLFSESFDSSGLGEPFIVKIPSSAPLTRPQFERASAHWPTSFHEDKQITAALRGQLFTAAQKAKMHKYMMAAIRAAKAGQERGMVPVGAVMVDPASDQILATAHDCTRGSHPLHHVVMVCIDLVAHGQGGGAHNFDPFPACQFTVPDGQLGEDASDSVAQGPADGSVPEQRGQPYICTGYDLYVTREPCVMCAMALLHSRIGRVFYGTTSRDGALGTRYKIHAQKELNHHFEVYRGVAQHLCEHLAEEFN encoded by the coding sequence ATGGAGTCGCCGCAGCCCAAACGCAGAAAAGGTATGGATGAGGGTGTCGATTCGTGGGAGGTTCATCCCGTGCTTTCTGATGAACAGTCCCACGACATCAAGTTAGTGGAGGCATTCGCAGCACCAATTATCGACAAAAAAGCGACATCACGCCTCATCAAAAATCTCACCACGACCTACCCACTCCCAGATCTCCAGCATATCAAAAGGGTAAGAGCATGCAAGAGTGACAAGCATCCACATCCTCTCGAAGTCATTGTATGTCTGGTTGACGATGCTCCACCAGATGTTAAAAACTCCAAGGAAGGGTCTCTGGCCTCCTTGTTGTTCTCCGAGTCATTCGACAGCAGTGGACTGGGGGAACCTTTCATTGTGAAAATACCATCCAGTGCTCCTTTGACGCGACCCCAGTTTGAGCGAGCCAGTGCACACTGGCCCACATCGTTCCACGAGGATAAGCAGATCACAGCTGCCCTGAGAGGACAACTCTTCACTGCCGCCCAAAAGGCCAAGATGCATAAGTACATGATGGCCGCCATCAGAGCTGCTAAAGCGGGTCAGGAACGGGGCATGGTCCCAGTGGGGGCTGTGATGGTGGATCCAGCATCTGATCAAATACTGGCCACGGCTCACGATTGCACCCGGGGCAGTCACCCTCTGCATCATGTCGTGATGGTCTGTATTGACCTAGTGGCACATGGACAAGGTGGAGGGGCCCATAACTTTGATCCATTCCCAGCCTGTCAGTTCACAGTCCCTGATGGACAACTAGGAGAAGACGCCTCAGACTCAGTTGCTCAGGGGCCAGCTGATGGGTCAGTCCCAGAGCAGAGGGGTCAGCCATATATATGCACCGGGTACGACCTGTACGTGACCCGAGAGCCATGCGTCATGTGCGCCATGGCCTTGCTTCACTCCAGGATCGGCCGTGTGTTCTATGGGACGACCTCTCGGGATGGTGCATTGGGGACGAGGTACAAGATCCATGCGCAGAAAGAGCTGAATCACCACTTTGAGGTGTACCGGGGAGTCGCACAGCATCTTTGTGAACACCTCGCAGAAGAGTTTAATTGA
- the osgepl1 gene encoding probable tRNA N6-adenosine threonylcarbamoyltransferase, mitochondrial has translation MHCTALQRMFLLKGLKPNACRPILSHVVKRGTYCRQASSRLVLGIETSCDDTGAAVVDETGLILGESLHCQKVVHLQTGGIIPAVAQRLHRENISRVVQEAIDRSGISPSELSAVATTVKPGLSLSLGIGLDFSLAFVKQHQKPFIPIHHMEAHALTVRMLEPVEFPFLVLLISGGHALLALARGIEDFLLLGQSTDEAPGDTLDKVARRLHLRNHPECSTMSGGQAIEYLAKQGNRHNFLFKTPMGQVFDCNFSFAGLRNQVSMVIDRKELEEGVKSGDQLLSCVNDIAAGTQHTVASHIAKRTHRAILFCKARGLLPQHNPTLVVSGGVASNSYIRETLKLLTDATGLHLLCPPSKFCTDNGVMVAWNGVEKLREGRGILPCTEVVRYEPKAPLGIDITAEVKDAAIRLPPLKLKVKKLTF, from the exons atgcactgcactgcactgcagagAATGTTTTTATTGAAGGGGCTAAAGCCCAATGcttgtaggcctatactcaGTCATGTTGTCAAAAGAGGGACATATTGCAGACAAGCATCATCCAGGCTAGTTCTAGGCATCGAGACCAGCTGCGACGACACAGGGGCAGCTGTGGTGGATGAGACTGGTTTGATTCTGGGGGAATCACTGCACTGTCAAAAAGTGGTCCATCTGCA AACGGGTGGGATCATACCAGCAGTTGCCCAGCGACTCCACAGGGAGAATATATCCAGAGTTGTTCAGGAGGCGATAGACAGGAGTGGCATCTCCCCAAGTGAACTTTCAGCCGTCGCGACCACTGTAAAGCCAGGCCTGTCTCTAAGCTTAGGAATTGGCTTGGATTTCAGTCTGGCCTTCGTAAAGCAGCACCAAAAGCCCTTCATCCCCATCCATCACATGGAGGCCCATGCTCTCACTGTGAGGATGCTGGAGCCTGTTGAATTTCCTTTCCTGGTCCTTCTCATCTCAGGGGGTCATGCCCTTTTGGCTCTAGCCAGGGGTATTGAGGACTTCCTTCTCTTAGGGCAATCCACAGATGAAGCACCTGGGGATACCTTAGATAAG GTAGCACGGAGACTGCACTTAAGAAATCATCCAGAGTGTTCCACAATGAGTGGGGGTCAAGCAATTGAATACTTAGCCAAACAAGGCAACCGACACAATTTCTTGTTCAAGACACCCATGGGACAGGTCTTTGACTGCAATTTCTCTTTTGCTGGTCTACGGAACCAAGTGTCAATGGTCATAGACAGGAAAGAACTTGAAGAGG GAGTGAAGTCAGGAGACCAACTACTGTCATGTGTTAATGACATTGCTGctggcacacagcacacagtggccTCCCACATTGCTAAACGGACACATCGGGCTATCCTGTTCTGCAAAGCTAGAGGCCTTTTACCTCAACACAATCCCACTCTG GTTGTGTCAGGAGGGGTGGCGAGTAACTCGTACATCAGGGAGACTCTGAAACTTCTCACAGACGCCACAGGGCTGCACTTGCTTTGCCCCCCATCCAAGTTTTGCACTGACAACGGAGTCATGGTCGCATG GAATGGAGTTGAAAAGCTAAGGGAGGGAAGAGGCATTCTGCCCTGTACAGAGGTGGTCCGCTATGAACCAAA GGCTCCTCTCGGTATTGACATCACAGCAGAGGTGAAGGATGCTGCCATTAGACTCCCCCCTTTAAAACTGAAAGTAAAAAAACTGACTTTTTGA
- the ankar gene encoding ankyrin and armadillo repeat-containing protein — MALSEITASFSKLGMPTDDRDDSLRATLTAQRDATAFFEKYDRRELQELLTLTTCNWLMCGDDFTLPVELPPGIIKQMKNFTQSNITVLAPYDSSTLLDYKVVHQIIRELTVGIYCFNQVPIISLEPNYDKSTTCQLTPAYFDTKVGQILINIDYTIKALWHGAIIPRDKRVRFSELWRSSMGVDSSGVPQTKKNMLTEFLTAGLMDISEDPAYQGIYVDPSPDPTYNPNHTDEERLFQQYSDSVLLKLTSYLTATHQQENLFSFESTHSLASGLRLTEDKLELATYQRLQQRLARQVRVVRESLARRPDVRTDLAYLHLITFLVPLLVGLKKKMKIPDLSKVLPGFSGDKLKTERELPPLILGPAFACKHFPYKEYEYFHLHGGIEIDVGTPNLAEFSQDIKGNFTNIQRLAADCLNDLLHQDTTYKEHFPIPVIDIDGKSYHVISIELGSLYPQPCLTQWWEALNSSIKALRKKRLPLTDIQLHEEFKKTFGYKKAIQCKSVPFGLRAAAERGLSAVFQTLCRKNSPSHLGAIDEQGYTLLHHAAIHNQTHVVCLLAVAGVNLNQARSRRFNHTVKNGVDVQLKEGTGPTPLHLAAQCGSLEALNCLLALQADYTIVDRRGWMAVHFAAYYGHVACIQALWRKDADLVECRTNAEYRSSPLLLSATSGAVEALQYLLSIGADWRQTDSKGNNAVQLAALYFHIDVLLLLTELNLEGLPVWKILVDMLHSEDHRRLEMSIRCLEVLCVRVDTFWKDIMDAGGIVSLVELLRSGKALFQRLAAAVVCHVSERPPVCEALVRYGAVPALVHLLSCPQPELHSRCAVILADMAAHSDQYKVLIAQLGGITLLVKLLSSSLQDVLVNTVRCLRTLCVGSPASQSAVAQSGGIPHLVEFLMVNSEALQEEACLALAELALGHRENQEDICSAGAVSPLVRILRSRRMPAQVKAARALEAIADHNATIQTRFLKTSATKHLLRLLKVFQVDIREQGAVSLWALAGQTLRQQKQMAESIGYHYILDLLLSSSDRMQYVGCQAVIALSHDCSAHQNGLLKENVVPPLVRLLRGTRTKERTLLSVITALASLCMGVAHTNNTTSQGIIYEEKAIPTLLELLKTHESLHVKVQVAQTLACVLLGNLDLQAVFWEQEEFSYEIILDLLQLPHKNICLEAGYALSLFAYNNTSQQTAILKTGGVSIAIYESFLESDNETERAKAAFQTVVLAKVITDTDHVTLSARGVTILSELLQSHSPDTVVLTAELLASLAHTRAGIPDAIVTMGSVVHLSAHLNSPEEEVRTACATALGYLTFNRHAHRLLLVECRNTPSTYDLLTQHLSEDAKISSVFTDEFRRQKIVGLPSLSLEINGGPPVLQRSATGMSKRLSDTTGLSESKTRFERTKSAPVLQLHRAKSRPATVRAGTSHGSRFTHERPPQDEAR, encoded by the exons ATGGCACTATCTGAGATTACGGCTTCATTTTCAAAGTTAGGTATGCCTACAGATGATAGGGATGACAGTCTTCGTGCCACCTTGACAGCTCAGAGAGATGCTACAGCCTTCTTTGAGAAGTATGACAGAAGGGAGCTCCAGGAGTTGCTGACTCTCACAACCTGTAACTGGCTAATGTGCGGTGATGATTTCACTCTGCCTGTGGAGTTGCCTCCTGGAATcattaaacaaatgaaaaacttCACGCAGTCCAACATCACTGTCCTTGCGCCTTATGACTCAAGTACGCTACTGGATTACAAAGTTGTCCATCAAATCATCAGGGAACTTACAGTTGGAATCTACTGCTTTAATCAAGTCCCAATCATCAGTCTTGAACCCAATTATGATAAGAGCACCACGTGTCAGCTGACACCTGCTTATTTTGATACTAAAGTGGGGCAGATTTTGATCAACATAGACTACACGATCAAAGCTCTCTGGCATGGGGCGATAATTCCCAGAGACAAACGGGTCCGTTTTTCTGAACTGTGGCGATCCAGTATGGGAGTGGATTCCAGCGGAGTCCCACAGACTAAGAAGAACATGCTTACAGAGTTTCTTACAGCAG GTTTAATGGACATTTCAGAGGATCCTGCATACCAGGGCATATACGTCGACCCTAGCCCCGACCCTACCTATAACCCAAACCACACGGATGAGGAGAGGCTCTTTCAACAGTACTCTGACAGCGTCCTGCTGAAGCTCACGTCCTACCTGACCGCCACCCATCAGCAGGAGAACCTGTTCTCGTTCGAGAGCACCCACAGTCTGGCCAGCGGGCTGCGGCTCACCGAGGACAAACTGGAGCTGGCCACCTACCAGAGGCTGCAGCAGCGGCTGGCTCGCCAAGTGCGGGTGGTAAGGGAGAGCCTGGCGCGGCGGCCCGACGTCCGCACAGACCTGGCCTACCTCCACCTCATCACCTTCCTGGTGCCCCTACTGGTGGGCctgaagaagaagatgaagatCCCAGACCTGTCAAAGGTGCTTCCAGGTTTCTCAG GAGATAAACTGAAGACGGAGAGGGAGCTGCCTCCTCTCATCCTTGGACCTGCATTTGCTTGTAAGCATTTTCCATACAAGGAATATGAATACTTTCACCTGCATGGTGGGATTGAAATTGATGTGGGGACGCCTAATCTCGCAGAGTTTTCTCAGGACATTAAG GGGAATTTCACTAATATCCAGAGACTTGCGGCTGATTGTTTGAATGACCTTCTTCATCAAGACACAACGTACAAAGAACACTTCCCCATACCGGTTATTGACATTGATGGGAAAAG CTATCATGTGATCTCCATTGAGTTGGGGTCCCTCTACCCCCAGCCCTGCCTGACCCAGTGGTGGGAGGCTCTGAATAGCTCCATCAAAGCCCTCAGGAAGAAACGCCTCCCGCTAACGGACATTCAACTCCACGAGGAGTTTAAGAAGACCTTTGGGTACAAGAAGGCCATTCAGTGTAAG AGTGTGCCATTTGGGCTGAGGGCGGCGGCCGAGCGTGGCCTGTCGGCTGTGTTTCAGACGCTCTGCCGTAAGAATTCACCGTCACATCTGGGCGCCATTGACGAGCAGGGCTACACACTGCTTCACCATGCCGCCATTCACAACCAGACACACGTTGTGTGCCTGCTGGCCGTGGCGGGGGTCAACCTGAACCAGGCGCGCAGCAGGAGGTTCAACCACACAG TCAAGAATGGAGTGGATGTGCAGTTAAAAGAAGGAACAG GACCCACGCCACTGCACCTGGCTGCACAGTGCGGCTCCCTAGAGGCCCTGAACTGTCTGCTGGCGCTGCAGGCTGACTACACAATAGTGGACCGCAGAGGCTGGATGGCCGTCCACTTCGCAGCCTACTACGGCCACGTGGCCTGCATCCAGGCGCTCTGGAGAAAGGACGCTGATTTGGTCGAGTGTCGCACCAATGCTGA GTACCGTAGCTCTCCACTGCTGCTGTCTGCTACATCAGGCGCTGTGGAGGCTCTGCAGTACCTGCTGTCCATCGGTGCAGACTGGAGGCAGACGGACAGCAAAGGCAACAATGCTGTGCAGCTGGCCGCTCTTTACTTCCACATAGACGTCCTGTTGCTGCTCACTGAGTTGAACTTGGAAGGGCTGCCTGTATGGAAGATCCTTGTAG ACATGCTCCACAGTGAGGACCATAGGAGACTGGAGATGTCCATCAGGTGTCTggaggtgctctgtgtgagggTGGACACCTTTTGGAAAGACATCATGGATGCAG GTGGGATAGTGTCTCTGGTGGAGCTGCTCCGCAGTGGCAAGGCCCTGTTCCAGCGGCTGGCGGCGGCCGTGGTGTGCCACGTGTCGGAGCGGCCGCCGGTGTGCGAGGCCCTGGTGCGGTACGGGGCCGTGCCGGCGCTGGTGCACCTGCTCAGCTGCCCCCAGCCCGAGCTCCACTCGCGCTGCGCCGTCATTCTGGCCGACATGGCCGCACACAGTGACCAGTACAAGGTCCTCATCGCCCAGCTG ggtGGGATTACCCTCCTGGTGAAGCTGCTGAGCTCCAGCCTGCAGGACGTGCTGGTGAATACCGTGCGATGTCTACGGACCCTGTGTGTGGGCAGCCCTGCCAGCCAGagtgctgtggcacagtctggGGGGATTCCCCATCTGGTGGAGTTCCTGATGGTCAATTCTG AAGCCCTGCAGGAGGAAGCGTGTCTGGCTTTAGCGGAACTGGCCCTCGGCCACCGGGAGAACCAGGAGGACATCTGCTCGGCCGGAGCGGTGAGCCCTCTGGTGCGGATCCTACGCAGTCGCAGGATGCCTGCCCAGGTCAAGGCTGCCAGAGCATTAGAGGCCATAGCTGACCACAACGCCACAATACAGACTCGCTTTTTGAAAACGTCTGCCACCAAACACCTCCTGCGACTCTTGAAG GTGTTTCAGGTGGACATCCGAGAGCAGGGAGCCGTGTCTCTGTGGGCCTTGGCTGGACAGACGCTGCGGCAGCAGAAACAGATGGCCGAGAGCATCGGCTACCACTACATCCTGGACCTGCTTCTGTCCTCCTCTGATAGGATGCAGTATGTTG GTTGCCAAGCGGTCATTGCCCTGAGTCACGACTGCTCTGCCCACCAGAATGGCCTGCTGAAGGAGAACGTGGTGCCCCCACTCGTACGTCTGCTCCGGGGGACCCGCACCAAAGAGAGGACCCTCCTCAGCGTCATCACCGCCTTGGCCAGTCTATGCATGG GTGTAGCCCATACAAACAATACAACCTCTCAGGGAATCATCTATGAAGAGAAAGCTATTCCTACTCTTTTGGAACTGTTGAAGACCCATGAGTCCCTGCATGTCAAG GTTCAAGTTGCCCAGACTCTAGCTTGTGTATTGCTGGGAAACCTGGATCTCCAAGCAGTGTTTTGGGAGCAAGAGGAATTCTCATATGAAATCATCCTGGATCTCCTGCAATTACCTCACAAG AACATCTGCCTGGAGGCTGGCTATGCCTTATCTCTCTTTGCATACAACAACACATCCCAGCAAACAGCCATACTGAAGACTGGAGGAGTTTCCATAGCAATTTATGAATCCTTCTTGGAGTCAGATAATGAAACTGAAAGAGCCAAAGCAGCATTTCAG ACAGTTGTGCTGGCTAAGGTGATAACAGACACAGACCATGTGACTCTGTCTGCCAGAGGTGTAACAATCCTCTCTGAGCTGCTCCAGTCACACAGTCCTGATACCGTTGTCTtaacag CTGAATTGCTAGCCAGCCTGGCTCACACCAGAGCCGGTATCCCAGACGCCATTGTCACTATGGGGTCCGTGGTCCACCTCTCAGCTCATCTTAACTCACCAGAGGAAGAG GTGCGCACTGCGTGTGCGACTGCACTTGGGTACCTCACCTTCAACCGTCACGCTCACCGTCTGCTGCTGGTGGAATGCCGGAACACTCCGTCTACGTATGACCTGCTGACTCAGCACCTCAGTGAAGACGCCAAAATATCATCAGTCTTCACTGATGagttcagaagacagaaaatCGTTGGCCTTCCTTCTCTAAG CTTGGAGATAAATGGAGGTCCGCCTGTACTTCAACGAAGTGCGACAG GTATGTCCAAGCGGCTGAGTGACACAACTGGTCTGTCGGAGTCTAAGACTCGCTTTGAGAGGACCAAGTCTGCCCCAGTGCTTCAGCTCCACAGGGCGAAGAGCCGACCAGCCACCGTCAGAGCAGGCACTTCACACGGCTCACGGTTCACCCACGAGAGACCCCCGCAGGACGAGGCGCGCTAA